A stretch of Microbacterium sp. 4R-513 DNA encodes these proteins:
- the gmd gene encoding GDP-mannose 4,6-dehydratase: MTQTTSKRAFVTGITGQDGSYLAELLLAKGYEVHGLIRRASTFNTHRIDHLFTDPHEPHSRLTLHYGDLTDGSRLVTLLSTIRPDEVYNLAAQSHVRVSFDEPEFTGDTTGLGSVRLLEAVKLAGLDCRYYQASSSEMFGATPPPQNESTPFYPRSPYGAAKVYSYWITKNYREAFDLFAVNGILFNHESPRRGETFVTRKITRAVARIAAGEQQELYMGNLDAVRDWGYAPEYVEAMWRMLQHDTPQDYVVATNTAYTVRDFLEFSFARVGLEWEKYVKFDERYLRPTEVDALVGDYGLAERELGWRPAVTAPRLAEIMVDHDVAALAGGREHAVDKVDWKA; encoded by the coding sequence ATGACCCAGACCACCTCGAAGCGCGCGTTCGTCACCGGCATCACGGGACAGGACGGCAGCTATCTCGCCGAGCTGCTCCTCGCAAAGGGTTACGAGGTCCACGGCCTGATCCGTCGTGCGTCCACCTTCAACACCCATCGGATCGATCACCTCTTCACCGATCCGCACGAGCCTCACTCGCGCCTCACGCTCCACTACGGCGACCTCACGGACGGCTCGCGACTGGTGACGCTGCTGAGCACGATCCGCCCCGACGAGGTGTACAACCTGGCAGCGCAGTCGCACGTACGGGTCAGCTTCGACGAGCCCGAGTTCACCGGTGACACGACCGGACTGGGCAGCGTTCGCCTCCTCGAGGCGGTCAAGCTCGCCGGCCTCGATTGCCGCTACTACCAGGCCAGCAGCTCCGAGATGTTCGGCGCGACGCCGCCACCGCAGAACGAATCCACGCCCTTCTATCCCCGTTCGCCCTATGGTGCGGCGAAGGTCTATTCGTATTGGATCACGAAGAACTACCGCGAAGCCTTCGACCTCTTCGCCGTCAACGGCATCCTCTTCAACCACGAGTCCCCTCGCCGAGGCGAGACGTTCGTGACCCGCAAGATCACGCGAGCGGTGGCACGGATCGCGGCCGGCGAGCAGCAGGAGCTCTACATGGGCAACCTGGACGCTGTGCGCGACTGGGGTTACGCCCCCGAATACGTCGAGGCCATGTGGCGGATGCTGCAGCACGACACGCCTCAGGACTACGTCGTCGCAACGAACACGGCCTACACCGTGCGCGACTTCCTCGAGTTCTCGTTCGCGCGGGTCGGACTCGAGTGGGAGAAGTACGTCAAGTTCGACGAGCGCTACCTGCGGCCCACCGAGGTCGACGCCCTCGTGGGCGATTATGGCCTTGCCGAGCGCGAGCTCGGATGGAGGCCGGCGGTCACCGCCCCCCGGCTCGCCGAGATCATGGTCGACCACGACGTCGCGGCGCTGGCGGGTGGCCGGGAGCACGCCGTCGACAAGGTCGACTGGAAGGCTTGA